CACTCGGGGTACGGCCGCGTACCTGGGCATCGGCGCTTATTATGGCCACTATGGTAGCGACGCGCCGTCGGGTTGCAGCGGTTATCTCGAGGGATCGCAGCTGGATTTGGATGAGCAGGACGGATTCGAGCTTCTACTGGGTGGCAAGAAAAAGCCGGGCAACTGGATCGCCTTGCGTCCTGACAGCTCAATGCTCATCGTCCGACAGGTGTTCCTCGACCGGGCCAGAGAGACCGCCGGCGAGCTGGCCATAGAACGCACAGGCGGCGATTCGCCACGCGTGCTGGACGCAACAGCGCTTGAAGATGGATTGGAGGCCGCGGCGGCTTTCGTTGTAGGTACCGCGGTGCTTTTCGCCGAATGGGCAGAGGAATTCGAGCGCAGCCCCGGACAGCTCATCGCCATGGACAGTGCCCGTACCGCGGGCGCCCACGGGGATCCCAACATCTCGTTTCACATGGGGGCGTGGCAACTGGACGAGGGCGAATCGCTGCTGGTCGAGTTGCTGCCACCGCCTTGCCTGTATTGGAACTTCCAGCTGAACAACCACTGGATGGAGTCACTCGATTACCGTTGGCAGCGCATTCACGTCAATTCACATGACGCCGTAACCGACTCGGACGGGGTTGTCCGTATCGTGATCAGCGAGAGTGACCCCGGACTCCCTAACTACCTGCACACCAGCGGTCACGGTCACGGAACCATGGGCCTGAGATGCATCAAAGGGGAAGCTCCGTTCTCGATCGAGACGAAGCGTTGCCGTCTTCCGGAGCTCAAGGCAAACTGATAAAGCCAAGTACTTACCGTAGGTTATAGCACACTGCGCGATAAGCAGCCTGACTTGTTAGGAAGGGATACAGGCCCTGGAGTTTTCAACTCTCTTGCGAAAAACCCGTCCGCGTCTCACCGGGAGGAGCGAGGTCGAGAAGCCCGGCCAGCAGGTTAGTGCAGGTGTTATCCATCTCGAAAGCGTAACCAGCGGCTTCATCCATCAGCTCGTAGCGCACCAGTTGTTGAGAAATCCGCATCATGATCACCGAGAATCGAAAACCCGCAAACACCTCCCAGTAGTGGAGGTCTCCGAGTTCTCTGTCCGCGCAGCGCTGGTAGTGCTCGAGGGATGCTTCGTAGGAGCAGAAACCCTCAAGCCGCGGGGTGGAGATTCCCTCGCTGTGATGGCGATCCAGGAAGATGCCCCAGGCTACGTCTTGCTCCGCGGTGCCCATGCAGGCCATTTCCCAGTCGAGTACAGCGGCGGGGCGACAGTTGTCATCGAAAATCACGTTACCGATACGGGCGTCTCCCCAGGAGACAACGGGGTGATCAACCGCGGGCGCATTCTTTCGTAACCATTCACGGGCCACCCCCGCTACCGGTTGCTCCCGGCCCCGCGAGGCCCAGGCAAAAAAATCGTCGTAGTTGTCCAACTGGGCCTGCAGCACGTCGGGTGAATCGGCGCCTGCGAGAAAATCAAATCCCATGTTTTTCCAGTCGAGACTGTGGATCCCGGCCATGCACTCAAATCCCCCGAGCCAGACTTGATTGCGTTCTGTCGGCGAGAGTTCATGCAGCCAGCCCTCGCTATGATAGGGCGGGTTATCACCCGGGACACGCCCCTTTACGTGACGCATCACGTAAAACGGTGCGCCGAACACCGACTGATCGTCGTTTTCCGTCCACAAAACCAATGGTACAGGCACTGCGCTGTCGGCGAGCTTTTGCATACAGAGATACTGCAACGAAAGGTCGTAGTCCGGGAACACGGTGAAGCCTTGTGGCTGAATGCGGACAACGCAGCTTTCACACTGCCTGCCACCATCCCACGAAACATCGCAGAGCAACGTGTCGTTCGAAAATCCAGAAGAAGAGGGTGAAACGAGCTCGCCAACCACCAGCTTATCAGGATGATCCAGCTTGCGGTCCAGCCAGTCGTAAAATTGTGTCCGGTCTCGGTCGAGATCGCGTTCCCACATGGTTGGCATCGTATCGGGTTCCCTCAGATTCCAGATCTAACCAGCTCCTTCTCGAGCCGGGATTCGTTCAACTGGCCAGTGCCTGTTCTCGAGTATAAGTGGAGATGGCCTCTTCCCATTCGGCCGGTAGGAAGAACATAGGACCGGGGCCGCTCTTGTAAACGATGTTGCCGTCCAGCCCGACCAGCGCCAGGCGTTCGGGAACCGCGTTCCACAAGCTGGAGACAGCATCGTCCATGCCATCAACGAGGGCAGGCAGCTCAAGAGCGGTTCGCAACATGCAAGCCTGCCCGGCGTCTATCCTTTGGTCGATGTTGGCAGGTTGGGCAAATACTACGCCGTCGGTAAGGTTCTCGTCCACCTGCCAGCCATCGCTCGGGTGAATTTCCTTGATGTAAACGACGTAAAAATCGACCTGGTCTTTCCAGCGACGGTAGATATCGTTAACGGCACCAGCCTGGTACCGAAAGGGCGGTCAAGTGTAGCTACCAAAAACGAGCGCGACCGGCCGTTTGCCGAAATGATCTGAGAGAGTAACCGGGGGGCCGTCCTTGTCGTTGAGCCGGGCGAGAGTGAAATCACTTGCAGCCTGTCCGGCCTGCAGCGATCCAGGCTCGGCCGCCATGGAGTCGGTTAAGTGCTGGGCCGACAGCGGGTTCTCCATCGCCACGGCCAGGCGACCCCAGCCTTCTTCGCCCAGCTCTGCATCTACCGCCTTGAAATCCAGCCCCTGCTGTTCAGCCACGGCTTGGACCATTATTCGGATTTCTTCTCCTTTCATGCGCCCAATGTGGGACAAGGTTTGGCCTCTTGCAAGTAGAATTCCGGGGGTGACGCCCGCGCGTCAGGCTGTTTCAGCCTGGATGTTGATGCTCGCTGCAGTCAGGCCCGCTTGTTCGAGCAGGCGACGGTCAGCGTCGGTGTCGGGATTGCCGGTCGTCAGCAGCTTCTCGCCAAAAAAGATCGAATTCGCACCCGCCATGAAGCACAACAACTGGGCTTCCTCCGATAGGCGGCTGCGGCCCGCTGACAGCCGGACCACTGAGGCCGGCATCATAACCCTGGCACAGGCCACCATGCGCACCAACTCCAGTGCTTCAACAGGTTCGCGGTCGCCCAGAGGAGTGCCCTCTACTGGCACCAGGGCGTTGACAGGAACGCTCTCGGGATGTCTGGGCAAGTTGGCCAGTTCGACCAGCATGGCACAGCGATCGTTAATACTTTCGCCCATTCCGATTATACCGCCGCAACACACGGTGATGCCGGCTTCGCGAACGTGGGCGAGTGTTTCGAGTCGTTCATCAAAGTTGCGGGTCGTAATTATCTTGTCGTAGTACTCTCGGGAAGTATCGATGTTGTGGTTGTAGGCCGTAAGTCCGGCATCCTTGAGCTTGCCCGCCTGCTCGGCGTTGAGCATGCCCAGGGTCACGCAGCTCTCCATGCCCAGGGAGTTGACCCCACGCACCATGTCGAGAACCGAATCGAACTGGCTGCCCGAACGGACGTCGCGCCATGCCGCCCCCATGCAGAAACGGGTTGCGCCGGCGTCCCTGGCTTCCGATGCCGAGGCCAGGACGGCCTCTACGTCGATCAGCGCCTCGTTCTCAACGTCGGCTTCGTAGTGAGCGCTTTGGGGACAGTAGGAACAGTCCTCGGGGCAACCGCCCGTCTTGATTGAGAGCAACGAACAGAGCTGGACCTGCTTCGGGTCGTGGTGCTCGCGGTGTACACCCTGGGCCAGGTAGAGCAGCTCGCCCAGGGAAGTGTCGTGGATCTCGCGGGCTTCGGCTACCGTCCAGTTGTGTCTGAATCCTTCGGTCATCCTCCTTTTTTAGGCCGAGTCCCCCGCTGCTTCAAACCCACGAAGTGGGGGCGGTCTCAGCTCCGTGGGTGACCGGACAGCGTGATCACCGTGATTTCCCTTGGGGTCGCGATGCGGACCGGCTGCCCGGTCATCCCGAGGCCCCGGTTCACATGCAGGCAGGACCCGCCGCTGTAATAAGTACCGCGTGGGTACCTGGTCATAAAACGCGCCAGGGATAGCCGCACCCGCCCGGGCAGAGGCAGTGACAATTGCCCGCCATGGGTGTGGCCAGCCAGGACGAGATTCAGGCCCAGCTCGGCCGCCTGGGGAAACAAGTCGGGGCGATGCGCGAGAAGAACACTGGGCTCCCCGGCAGGCACGGCGGTTGCGAGTTCGTCAAGGAATGGGTCTTTCGCTAAGCCCCTGGCCCAATCCTTACCTCGATCATCGAGGCCAATAAGGTGCAGGCTCGCGCCTCCAACATCCACCACTGTCCCGCTGTCGCGCAAGACTTCAAAGTCGGTCCAGGAGTGAAGGGCTGCCGTCACGGCATCGGCGCCGGTCGCCCGATCATGATTCCCCATTATGGCGTAAACGCCATGGCGGGCGCGGAGACCACCCAGCGCGGGAAAAGTCTGAGGGGCATGGGCGAGGCCATCGGTGATGTCACCTGTAATACACAGAAGATCAGGCTCAAGACCGTTTACGATCGAAACGTAACGGCTGATGCGTTCAGCCGACATGAACCGGCCGAGGTGAATATCGCTCAGCTGCACCAGGCGCAGCCCCTCAAGAGCAGCGGCCAGTTCGGGAATCGCCACTGAGATCTCGTTGATGTGCAATTCGGCCTGCCCACGAGTGTAACCCCAGGCCATGGATGTGAATACTGCCAGCAGCCCCGCTGTGGTGAGTTGTCGAGCGAGTTCGAGTGCGCCTGCTGAAAGCGACAACGTGGCCGATGCTCCGAGCGCATAGAGGACAGCACCGGTAAGCGAGCCTACGACCCACGCGAAAACGAGGAACAAGGAAGCGAAGATCGAGCTGAACGCCAGCCCTGTCCATGCTCGCTGTATCCACGCAGTGACATTACTGCGCGGCTCGAACGGCAGGAGCGAGCGGTTAACGCTGTAGAAAACCAGTGGTGCGGCCACGTGCAACAACCAGCTGCCCGTGAATTGTGGACCCAGCGCCCACGAGATCATCCACCACGCGCAGGCCCACTGGGAAAAGGCTACGAAACCCAGCAGTAGTGAAAAAAAATGTCTCCAGAAATAAGAGACCAATTTCAGGCGGGCATACGCTGAACCAACTTGTCTCGCATGCGCTCGCAGTGCCGGTCAACGGTGGCCCGCAGCGCACTGAGACTCTCGTCTTCAGAGTCGCCGTGGATGCTCTCGATCCTGTTGACCAGGGAGTCCAGCCTCATGCGCACCTCGTTGAGTTCGCACACCATGCTGGAGAGCTGTTCGGATTTCTTTTTACGCTCGCGCGTACTGCTTGTTTCTATCGTCGATTCCACTGCGACTGTTCCCCCCGCTGCCGGTTGTGTACCCACGCTTCATTAGAGGCCAAAGGCCAGCAGAAGTCTACGTTCGATAGTGCGTAAGTCAGCAGAGAACATCGGCGACCCTGCCGCGTTCAGGTGAACAGGTCATCCTCGGGTGGCCGAAGCAGCTCTACGGCACTGCCGTTACCCAGTTCGGCGCCACTACCTCGTACCAGTACGGCCGGTACTCCCGCGTCTTTTTTCATGGCAATACCGGCTGCGGCAGCCAGCTGATCGGCAACCGCGAGAGATGTGTGCTCGAGGGGTTTTCCCGCCCAGTCACGGCCACCCTGCCTGTCGTCGATGGGCAACAACCCCGCGCAGCCTATGGCCAGGTCCATCTGTCCCAATCTCCAGGCGCGGCCGAAGGTGTCGGAAATGATCACCCCGACCTGCGCTTCGTAGTGGGCAGCGAGTCGCAACATCAGCCCGAGCGCCGACTTGTCCGAATCTTCGGGCAGCAGGGTAGCGTAACCCTCTGCTGCCTGGTTCGAGCAGTCTACGCCCGAGTTGGCGGCAACAAAGCCGGGACCGGTGCGCGTGATAAGGTGGCCGTCCTTCTTTCGCAGGATTTCGCTCGCCTCAAGCAGTGCCAGCTCTACGACGGCCGGGTCTTTGTCGTGCGCACTGGCAAACTCAAGGGCCTCGGTCGAGGGCTCGACTTCGGCCAGCTTGCGCACTCTTCCTTCGGCCCGTGACACGACCTTCTGGCATACGACCAGGATGTCGCCGGATTTGACGCCGACCTTCTGCTTGTCGATAGCCTCGATGAGCAAGGCGGCGAGATCGTTCCCAGGCAGAACCATGGGGACGCCTTCGATGGGTATCAACATGGTTACCATTTCAGCTGTCCGTCCCGCCGAGTGGTATCTTCAAGAGAAAGCGCGCAAGCGCCAGCGAACGCCGCTTACTATCCAGCAGGGTGTTGCGCTCAACAAGGCGGGGCCAGGTGGCTTTACGTCGCGGTGGCGCGTCCCCAGGCGAAACGACCAGCGAGGCCGCGAGCCCCTCGTAGAAGTCGGCTATGCCGGCGCTTCCTCGACCTGCACCCAGGCTTTTCATCATAGCGACCAGGGGGCCCTTCACGGCCCTACCCTCAACCAGGGGACTAACGGCGATGGTCTTGCGGCACACGGCGGCCAACGCCGACCGCAGGCCCGGAATCGAAAGCATGGGCGCAATGCTCACGTAGGGGTTACTGGGAGCGATTATCACCCTGTCGGCCGACGCCAGGGCCTCGCTCACCCCGGGTGCCATACTGGCCCCGGACGCGCCCTGGTAAGTGATGCCGTCCACCCTCGGACGCGCTCCTTGCTTGACGAACCACTCCTGGAAGGCAATGCGGCGTCTACCCGACCTGAGTATGGTACGCACCGGGTCATTGCTCATGGGCAATACCGAGGTCCTGATATCCAGTTGTTTGCAGATTCGCCGGGTGGCCTGGGCAAGAGTCGAGCCTTCTCTCAACAAGTGGCTACGGTAAATGTGAAGGGCGAGGTCCCGATCGCCAAGCGAGAACCATTGGTCGCCGAAATAACGCCCCAGCCAGGGCAGGGCGTTCTGCGTATCGCCGCGTATACCCCAGCCTCTCTTGATCGGGGCAAGCCCGGCCAGTGTGTAAGCCACCGTGTCGAGGTCGGGAGAGACCTGCAGGCCATAGAAACCCTCGTCGTCTCCCGTGTTGACGATCACGCTCAACCTACGGGGATCAACGACTTCGGCGAGACCCCTAAGGAGTCGGCAGGCGCCCACTCCACCCGCCAGCAGGGTGATCCGTGGGTTGGCCGGCAAGGTGTCCATCATCGCTCTCATCCAACAGGTCGTACAGGGTATTGCGTTGTCGGGGTTTTCTTCCCCTCGACATGATCATGCTCCTGAGTTCTTCGGCCGAAGTGTACTCTCCCGAATCCGCGCCCGCTTCGCGCGAGATGCTCTCTTCCATCAACGTGCCACCAACATCATTACAACCGGCGTCGAGACTCAAGGTGGCCAACTCGCGACCGAGTTTGACCCAGGAACTCTGCAGGTTATCGATCAGTCCGTCCAGCATCAATCGGCTGGTTGCGTACACCGCTATATCGAGACGCCCCTGTGGCACCGGGGATACCAGCCCCTCGGCGTAAAGCTGGGTGTTCTGCCAGATAAAGCGCAAGGGCACGAACTCGCTGAGTCCACCGGTGTTGCGCTGGATGCTACGCAGCACCTCAATGTGTTCGGCCATGTGCCGTGGTGTTTCCAGGTGACCGTAGAGCATGGTGGAGGTCGTAGGCAAACCCACCTCGTGGGCTGTGGTCACGATTTCTATCCAGCTGGCGGTGTCGAGCTTGTCGTGGGTAAGTACCTTGCGGATCTCCGGGTCAAAAATTTCAGCCGCGGTACCGGGCATGGTGTTCAGACCCGCGTCGAGCAGTAGCTCGAGATACGGGCGATAGGCCATTTTCATTCGATGAGCGCCGTACTGGATCTCCATCGGTGAAAACGCGTGAATGTGAAGGTCGGGGTAGGCCTCGCGCACTGTTCGGAGGAGTTGCAGGTAGCCGTCGTCGGGCATAGCCGGGTTGAGCCCACCCTGCATGCACACCTCGGTAGCCCCCAGCGCTACGCCCTCGCCGATACGATCGAGAACGTCAGAGACATCGCGATCGTAAGCGCGGGGACTGTTCTTGAGGTGGGCGAAAGAGCAGAACTTGCATCCCACGAAACAAACGTTGGTCCAGTTCACGTTGCGGTTGATGACGTAGGTCACCGTATCGCCTACCGCGCGTCGTCTCAGCTCATCGGCGACTCCCACGAGGGCGGCCAGCGAATCGCCTTGCAAAGCGAACAGCTCAGTGGCCTCTTCGACATTTGGTGCCCGTCCGGCCAGCGAACGCTCGAGGATGGCCGCCAGGCCGGGCGGGGTGGCCTCCAGGCGGGTTTCGAGATCCCGTTGGTCAGCGAACAGGTACTCGACTCTCTCAGGTGACTGTTCGGTCTGGTAACTCACTGGGCTGCCCCTCCCTGGGCCGTGACCGCCGCGGGCAGGTCCGCAAAGCGTTCAACCGCCCGTCGCATGTCGGGGTCCAGGAATTCGTCGTTCGCGTACTCGGGATAAACCGGCAAGCGGGGCTCGAGTTCGAAGCCCAGCCCCGAGCAGGTTTGCGACAGGTCTTCGAGATGAGGCCAGGGGTCGCCCGGATTAACGTAGTCGGCTGTCACCGGTGAGATGCCACCCCAATCGTTGATGCCGGCATTAACCAGGCGTGCGTGCCCTTGCGGGCTGAGGTTGGGCGGAGCCTGTATGTTCATCGCGGGTCCCAGCAGCAGGCGGGCGATAGCCACACAGCGTATGAACTCGTCTTCTGTCGGTTCCGGAAAACCGCTCATCGGGGTGGAGTCCTTGTGCCTGAAATTCTGTATGATGACTTCCTGCAGGTGACCGTACTCCTCGTGCAAGCGACGCAGTTCGAGCAGGCTCGCGATTCTTTCAGCTTCGGTTTCGCCTATGCCCACGAGTATGCCGCTGGTAAAAGGTATTCGCAGCTTGCCCGCGTCGGCGATCATACTGACCCTTGCCGCCGGGTCCTTATCGGGCGCGTACTGGTGGGGCATTCCTCGTGCACGCAAACGGGGGCTGACATTCTCGAGCATCAACCCGAAGCTCACGTTCACCGGTCGCAAGTTGCGCATCTCATCGATCGACAACAGCCCCGCGTTGGTGTGCGGCAACAGGTCGGCTTCGAGCGCCAGCGAGCATGCAAGGCCCACGTACTCAGCCGTGCTCGTGGCACCCCATCGTTCGAGCTCGGCACTGAACCCGCGGAACGCGATCTCGGGTTTGTCGCCAAGGCACATGAGGGCTTCTATGCAGCCGGCTTCTTTCCCCCGTTGAGACCACTGGCGGATCTCGTCAGGGGTCATGGTCCATTCGCCTGCCTCGCCGGGATCCCGGCGAAAAGTGCAGTACGTACACCTGTCCCGACAAAGATTGGTCACAGGGAGAAAGACCTTTGGAGACCAGGTGAGCACGCGGTCGCGATCACGGTCACGCTGCCGGCAGGCCAGCTCACAGATCTCTTCGGTCAGAGACCATTCGCGATCGCCGTCAGCACCTCCGCGGGGACTGCCAGCTTGCAGAAGGGCATAAGCATCATCGGCGCCCAGCCGCTCAAAAGCCCGGGCCCTGGCAAGGGCTCTGTCTAAAGGATTACGGACCATCTTGATCGCTGATAGTAGAGCAATCAGCTGCTCTTGCCCAACCCAGAAAGCCCTACCCGGGGGTAGGGGTCGGCAACTACTATGCGTCGGGTTGCTCTATGCCGAGCTTGTCCATGCGGTATTTCAGAATCCGCCTGGTCGTGCCCAGGGTTCGCGCGGCCCGGGTTTGGTTATGTCGGGCCCTGCTGAGGGCCTCTTCGATGATGTCCTTCTCAAACTCGTCCACCGCAAGGTCGAGGCTCTTGCGTCCATCGAGCACCATCTGCCGCGTGCCCGGTCCCGCCGTAGACGGCCCCGCCGTCATGTCAGGAGGCAGGCTGTTGACCCCGATCTCATCGCAGTCCGGTGCCAGTACGAGGGTTCTCTCGATCACGTTCTCGAGTTCGCGCACGTTGCCGGGCCAGGGATAGCCGAGCAGTTGTTCTACTGTATCCTGGCCCAGGGTCCGCGGGGGAAGCCCGTGCTCCCGGGTTTTCTTTTCAACGAAGTGGCGAATCAGGAGCGGAATATCATCTGGCCTATCGCGCAGGGGAGGAAGGGTGACCGTGACCACGTTCAACCGGTAGTAGAGGTCAGCCCTGAAAGCGCCTTCTTCTATGAGCTTGCGCAGGTCCCTGTGGGTGGCCGCAACCACCCGCACATCGACTTGCAAGGGGCCCGCGCCGCCCACCCGCATGATCTCGCCTTCTTCGAGAACCCTCAGTAACTTGGCTTGCAAGGACGGGCTCATCTCGCCGATTTCGTCAAGGAACAGCGTGCCCTTGTCAGCGATTTCGAACTGGCCGGTCTTTTTTGCCGACGCGTCGGTGAACGAACCTTTCTCGTGACCGAACAGTTCGCTCTCGAGCAGGTTGTCGGGAATGGCCGCGCAATTTATGGTGACCAAGGTCTCACTGGCCCGCGGGCTGTTGTAGTGAATGGCCTTGGCAATGAGTTCCTTACCAGTGCCCGATTCGCCGCTGATGAGCACCGTGGTCTTCAGCGGGGCCACTCGCCCCACGGTATTGAAGACATCCTGCATCAGGGAGGATTCGCCGATCATGTTGTCCACGGAGTATTGAGAGCCAACTTCACTGCGAAGCTGGTCAACCTCACGAAGCAGATTGGCGTTTTTGATTGCACGGGAGGCAACCATGCGCAGCTCGTCCACATCAAAAGGTTTGGTGATGTAGTCAAAGGCTCCCAGTTTCATGGCCTTCACCGCCGTGCGAACTGTCTTGGTGGCCGTCAACATGACCACGGGCAGCTCGCTATCGCCCTCGCGAATGTGCTCGAGCACTTCGAGCCCGTCGATACCCGGCATGAGGATGTCTAGAAAGGCGAGGGCGGGGCTGTTTTCCTTCAGCCACTCGATGGCGTCTTCGCCACAGGGCTGGGTCACCGTCTCCCAATCGTCCTTGAGTACCATGCGCACTGATTCGCGCACGCCAGCCTCGTCATCAACTATCAGAACTACCGGTTTGCCTGTCATCTACCTCATCCTCCACCGCCCTTGGCAGTTTCCACGTCAGCCTCGATCCATCCTTGGTATTGCTCACACCGAGGTCACCCCCGTTGCGCCTGCTCAGTTCACGGGCCAGCGCCAGTCGCCATGAAGCCGGCGGCCCACCGCCCGAAGTCATGCCAGCCAGGGCAGCGAGTTGCCCTGAACTACCTGGCACGTCGACCACCATCGCTCCTTCGTCGCTTACGGTTACCATTGCCGCGGACCCGCGCGGTAGGGTTTCAACAACGGCGTCCACCATGCAGTCGATCGCAAAACAGAGCTGCTGCAGGTCGGCCTCTACGCGCCACCCCCGCGGCATATCAATGTGTACCGCTGCGCGGGCCTCATCGCCTCGGTCGATGAGCGCGTGTTCGAACAACTCAGCCACGTCAGCCGTTACCGGCTCGGGAAGTGAGAACCCCTCGTACTCGACAAGCGTGTCAACGATATCGCTCAAGCGATCACAGGCCCCCCTGGCCAGGCGCGCGAGCTCG
This genomic stretch from Candidatus Binatota bacterium harbors:
- the cofE gene encoding coenzyme F420-0:L-glutamate ligase → MVTMLIPIEGVPMVLPGNDLAALLIEAIDKQKVGVKSGDILVVCQKVVSRAEGRVRKLAEVEPSTEALEFASAHDKDPAVVELALLEASEILRKKDGHLITRTGPGFVAANSGVDCSNQAAEGYATLLPEDSDKSALGLMLRLAAHYEAQVGVIISDTFGRAWRLGQMDLAIGCAGLLPIDDRQGGRDWAGKPLEHTSLAVADQLAAAAGIAMKKDAGVPAVLVRGSGAELGNGSAVELLRPPEDDLFT
- the cofH gene encoding 7,8-didemethyl-8-hydroxy-5-deazariboflavin synthase subunit CofH, translated to MSYQTEQSPERVEYLFADQRDLETRLEATPPGLAAILERSLAGRAPNVEEATELFALQGDSLAALVGVADELRRRAVGDTVTYVINRNVNWTNVCFVGCKFCSFAHLKNSPRAYDRDVSDVLDRIGEGVALGATEVCMQGGLNPAMPDDGYLQLLRTVREAYPDLHIHAFSPMEIQYGAHRMKMAYRPYLELLLDAGLNTMPGTAAEIFDPEIRKVLTHDKLDTASWIEIVTTAHEVGLPTTSTMLYGHLETPRHMAEHIEVLRSIQRNTGGLSEFVPLRFIWQNTQLYAEGLVSPVPQGRLDIAVYATSRLMLDGLIDNLQSSWVKLGRELATLSLDAGCNDVGGTLMEESISREAGADSGEYTSAEELRSMIMSRGRKPRQRNTLYDLLDESDDGHLAGQPTDHPAGGWSGRLPTP
- a CDS encoding metallophosphoesterase; this translates as MVSYFWRHFFSLLLGFVAFSQWACAWWMISWALGPQFTGSWLLHVAAPLVFYSVNRSLLPFEPRSNVTAWIQRAWTGLAFSSIFASLFLVFAWVVGSLTGAVLYALGASATLSLSAGALELARQLTTAGLLAVFTSMAWGYTRGQAELHINEISVAIPELAAALEGLRLVQLSDIHLGRFMSAERISRYVSIVNGLEPDLLCITGDITDGLAHAPQTFPALGGLRARHGVYAIMGNHDRATGADAVTAALHSWTDFEVLRDSGTVVDVGGASLHLIGLDDRGKDWARGLAKDPFLDELATAVPAGEPSVLLAHRPDLFPQAAELGLNLVLAGHTHGGQLSLPLPGRVRLSLARFMTRYPRGTYYSGGSCLHVNRGLGMTGQPVRIATPREITVITLSGHPRS
- a CDS encoding 2-phospho-L-lactate transferase; the protein is MRAMMDTLPANPRITLLAGGVGACRLLRGLAEVVDPRRLSVIVNTGDDEGFYGLQVSPDLDTVAYTLAGLAPIKRGWGIRGDTQNALPWLGRYFGDQWFSLGDRDLALHIYRSHLLREGSTLAQATRRICKQLDIRTSVLPMSNDPVRTILRSGRRRIAFQEWFVKQGARPRVDGITYQGASGASMAPGVSEALASADRVIIAPSNPYVSIAPMLSIPGLRSALAAVCRKTIAVSPLVEGRAVKGPLVAMMKSLGAGRGSAGIADFYEGLAASLVVSPGDAPPRRKATWPRLVERNTLLDSKRRSLALARFLLKIPLGGTDS
- a CDS encoding sigma-54-dependent Fis family transcriptional regulator, with protein sequence MTGKPVVLIVDDEAGVRESVRMVLKDDWETVTQPCGEDAIEWLKENSPALAFLDILMPGIDGLEVLEHIREGDSELPVVMLTATKTVRTAVKAMKLGAFDYITKPFDVDELRMVASRAIKNANLLREVDQLRSEVGSQYSVDNMIGESSLMQDVFNTVGRVAPLKTTVLISGESGTGKELIAKAIHYNSPRASETLVTINCAAIPDNLLESELFGHEKGSFTDASAKKTGQFEIADKGTLFLDEIGEMSPSLQAKLLRVLEEGEIMRVGGAGPLQVDVRVVAATHRDLRKLIEEGAFRADLYYRLNVVTVTLPPLRDRPDDIPLLIRHFVEKKTREHGLPPRTLGQDTVEQLLGYPWPGNVRELENVIERTLVLAPDCDEIGVNSLPPDMTAGPSTAGPGTRQMVLDGRKSLDLAVDEFEKDIIEEALSRARHNQTRAARTLGTTRRILKYRMDKLGIEQPDA
- the cofG gene encoding 7,8-didemethyl-8-hydroxy-5-deazariboflavin synthase subunit CofG, which translates into the protein MVRNPLDRALARARAFERLGADDAYALLQAGSPRGGADGDREWSLTEEICELACRQRDRDRDRVLTWSPKVFLPVTNLCRDRCTYCTFRRDPGEAGEWTMTPDEIRQWSQRGKEAGCIEALMCLGDKPEIAFRGFSAELERWGATSTAEYVGLACSLALEADLLPHTNAGLLSIDEMRNLRPVNVSFGLMLENVSPRLRARGMPHQYAPDKDPAARVSMIADAGKLRIPFTSGILVGIGETEAERIASLLELRRLHEEYGHLQEVIIQNFRHKDSTPMSGFPEPTEDEFIRCVAIARLLLGPAMNIQAPPNLSPQGHARLVNAGINDWGGISPVTADYVNPGDPWPHLEDLSQTCSGLGFELEPRLPVYPEYANDEFLDPDMRRAVERFADLPAAVTAQGGAAQ
- the bioB gene encoding biotin synthase BioB, which translates into the protein MTEGFRHNWTVAEAREIHDTSLGELLYLAQGVHREHHDPKQVQLCSLLSIKTGGCPEDCSYCPQSAHYEADVENEALIDVEAVLASASEARDAGATRFCMGAAWRDVRSGSQFDSVLDMVRGVNSLGMESCVTLGMLNAEQAGKLKDAGLTAYNHNIDTSREYYDKIITTRNFDERLETLAHVREAGITVCCGGIIGMGESINDRCAMLVELANLPRHPESVPVNALVPVEGTPLGDREPVEALELVRMVACARVMMPASVVRLSAGRSRLSEEAQLLCFMAGANSIFFGEKLLTTGNPDTDADRRLLEQAGLTAASINIQAETA
- a CDS encoding phosphotransferase family protein, which produces MPTMWERDLDRDRTQFYDWLDRKLDHPDKLVVGELVSPSSSGFSNDTLLCDVSWDGGRQCESCVVRIQPQGFTVFPDYDLSLQYLCMQKLADSAVPVPLVLWTENDDQSVFGAPFYVMRHVKGRVPGDNPPYHSEGWLHELSPTERNQVWLGGFECMAGIHSLDWKNMGFDFLAGADSPDVLQAQLDNYDDFFAWASRGREQPVAGVAREWLRKNAPAVDHPVVSWGDARIGNVIFDDNCRPAAVLDWEMACMGTAEQDVAWGIFLDRHHSEGISTPRLEGFCSYEASLEHYQRCADRELGDLHYWEVFAGFRFSVIMMRISQQLVRYELMDEAAGYAFEMDNTCTNLLAGLLDLAPPGETRTGFSQES